From one Nothobranchius furzeri strain GRZ-AD chromosome 2, NfurGRZ-RIMD1, whole genome shotgun sequence genomic stretch:
- the pcdh7b gene encoding protocadherin-7b isoform X4, whose amino-acid sequence MRTIGAVDYCYYCMLILQLVHQPAAKQVLRYRLAEEGPADVRVGNVAADLGIVAGSGEVTFTLESGSEFFKIDNITGELSTHERRIDREKLQQCQMIFDENDCFIDFEVSVIGPAQSWVDLFEGKVIILDINDNTPSFPSPVLTLSVEENRPIGTLYLLPTATDRDFGRNGIERYELIQDNGENSRRMGNSGDSYSGKRRFEDGASRSSVFELQVADTSDGEKQPQLIIKGALDREQRDSYELALRVRDGGDPPRSSQAILRVMITDVNDNSPRFEKSVYEADLPENSPPGAPILQLKAADADVGVNGQIEYVFGAATESVRRLLRLEETSGWLSVLHRIDREEVSQLRFTVMARDRGQPPKMDKATVVLNIKDENDNVPAIEIRKIGRIFLKDGVANVAEDVVVDTPIALVQVSDRDQGENGIVTCTVVGDVPFQLKPASEMEGEQNKKKYFLHTSASLDYEATQEYNVVIVAVDSGSPSLASNNSLIVKVGDTNDNPPIFSQNVVEVSFPENNAPGERVTRVTAVDADSGKNAEIAYSLDSSVNGIFSIDADSGDIRVNTILDREQTERYEFKVIAKDKGINTLQGSATVVVLVADKNDNEPKFMQDVFTFYVKENLDPNSPVGMVTVIDADKHQNAEMGLFIEEEEEIFSIENETGTIFSTLSFDREQKTTYTFRVKAVDGGDPPRSATATVSLFVMDENDNAPTVTFPINSSYTLLPPSSNIRTVVRTVIATDTDTGINADLNYSIIGGNPFKLFEIDGGTGVISLMAKLEQKHYGLHRLVIQVNDSGQPSQSTTTLVHVYVNETLSNSTIVEAQVAKSLSTSLNTNIAGDPNYDLSKQRLSIVIGVVSGIMTVILIILVVVMARYCRPKNKNGYEAGKKDHEDFFTPQQHDKSKKPKKDKKKQKSKQPLYSSIVTVEASKPNGQRYDGVNEKLSDSPGMGRYRSVNGGPGSPDLARHYKSSSPLPTVQLHPQSPTAGKKHQAVQDLPPANTFVGTGDNISLGSDHCSEYSTQTINKYNKQPFRRVTFSVVSQPQDPHQQGSLQSCYDSGLDESETPSSKSSSGPRLGALPLPEDSYERTTPDGSVGEAEHMENGDKEH is encoded by the coding sequence ATGAGGACTATTGGTGCAGTGGACTATTGCTACTATTGCATGCTCATTTTGCAGCTTGTGCACCAGCCTGCTGCAAAGCAAGTGCTCCGGTACCGCCTGGCTGAGGAGGGACCCGCAGATGTCAGAGTGGGCAACGTAGCAGCCGACTTGGGCATAGTGGCCGGCTCCGGTGAGGTGACATTCACGCTCGAGTCGGGCTCCGAATTTTTCAAAATAGACAACATCACAGGTGAGCTCAGCACGCATGAGAGGCGGATAGACCGCGAGAAACTCCAGCAGTGCCAAATGATCTTTGATGAGAACGACTGTTTTATAGATTTTGAGGTGTCAGTGATCGGACCGGCGCAGAGCTGGGTCGACCTCTTTGAGGGGAAAGTCATCATACTAGATATAAATGATAACACTCCGTCTTTCCCATCCCCTGTCCTGACACTGTCggtggaggaaaacagaccaattGGAACCCTTTATCTGCTGCCCACAGCCACAGACAGGGATTTTGGCAGGAATGGGATAGAGAGATATGAGCTCATTCAGGACAATGGGGAAAACTCTAGGCGCATGGGGAATTCTGGGGATTCATACTCCGGAAAGAGGAGATTTGAGGATGGAGCAAGCAGGAGCAGTGTCTTTGAGCTGCAAGTTGCTGACACCTCTGATGGAGAGAAGCAGCCTCAACTCATCATTAAAGGGGCCCTGGATAGGGAGCAGAGAGACTCCTATGAGCTCGCCTTGCGTGTTAGAGATGGAGGAGACCCCCCTCGCTCATCTCAGGCCATTTTGAGGGTAATGATCACTGATGTGAACGACAACAGCCCTCGGTTTGAGAAAAGCGTGTATGAAGCTGACCTACCAGAAAACAGCCCCCCTGGCGCCCCCATTCTACAGCTGAAAGCGGCTGACGCGGACGTGGGGGTTAATGGTCAAATAGAGTATGTGTTTGGAGCAGCCACAGAGTCCGTACGGAGGCTGCTGAGGTTGGAAGAGACCTCTGGGTGGCTGAGTGTTTTGCATCGCATTGACCGTGAAGAAGTGAGCCAACTGAGGTTCACAGTAATGGCTCGCGACCGAGGTCAGCCGCCCAAAATGGACAAGGCCACAGTGGTGTTGAACATCAAGGATGAAAATGACAACGTCCCTGCTATTGAAATTCGAAAAATTGGACGCATTTTCCTCAAAGATGGGGTAGCCAATGTTGCAGAGGATGTGGTGGTGGACACACCCATTGCCTTGGTTCAGGTGTCGGACCGAGACCAGGGGGAAAACGGGATAGTGACATGCACAGTAGTAGGAGATGTGCCTTTTCAGCTCAAACCGGCAAGTGAGATGGAGGGTGAGCAGAATAAAAAGAAGTATTTCCTCCACACGTCTGCATCACTGGACTATGAGGCCACACAGGAGTACAATGTGGTCATTGTGGCTGTGGACTCTGGAAGCCCCAGTCTAGCAAGTAATAACTCACTTATCGTCAAAGTGGGTGATACTAATGACAACCCACCCATCTTCAGCCAGAACGTAGTAGAAGTATCCTTCCCTGAAAACAATGCACCCGGTGAGAGGGTGACGAGAGTGACGGCTGTTGATGCAGACAGtggaaaaaatgctgaaatagccTATTCCCTAGATTCATCAGTGAATGGCATTTTCTCTATTGATGCAGACAGCGGAGACATCCGAGTAAACACCATCCTGGATAGAGAGCAAACAGAGCGCTATGAATTTAAAGTGATAGCTAAAGATAAGGGCATAAACACCCTTCAGGGTTCTGCAACTGTGGTTGTACTTGTAGCTGATAAGAATGACAATGAGCCAAAGTTCATGCAGGACGTGTTCACCTTCTATGTTAAAGAAAATCTAGATCCAAACAGCCCAGTTGGCATGGTTACAGTAATTGATGCAGATAAACACCAGAATGCAGAGATGGGCCTTTTcattgaggaggaagaggagatctTTTCTATTGAAAACGAGACTGGGACTATTTTTTCCACCCTGTCATTTGACCGAGAACAGAAAACCACATACACATTCCGTGTTAAAGCTGTGGATGGTGGTGACCCTCCCAGATCTGCCACAGCTACAGTTTCCCTTTTTGTCATGGATGAAAATGACAATGCGCCAACTGTCACCTTCCCAATAAACAGCTCCTACACCCTTCTTCCTCCCTCCAGTAACATCAGAACGGTTGTCAGAACTGTTATAGCCACCGATACAGACACTGGAATTAACGCAGATCTGAACTACAGCATTATTGGGGGCAACCCTTTCAAGCTTTTTGAGATTGATGGGGGCACTGGGGTCATTTCACTAATGGCAAAGCTGGAGCAAAAGCACTACGGCCTCCACAGACTTGTGATCCAGGTGAATGACAGCGGGCAGCCTTCTCAGAGCACCACCACCCTGGTTCATGTTTATGTTAATGAGACCCTATCCAATTCCACCATTGTGGAGGCCCAGGTGGCTAAAAGCCTGAGCACGTCCCTTAACACGAACATTGCTGGCGACCCGAACTATGATCTGAGCAAGCAGCGATTAAGCATTGTGATTGGAGTAGTTTCAGGCATCATGACAGTCATTCTCATCATTCTTGTTGTTGTCATGGCTCGCTATTGCCGCCCTAAAAATAAGAATGGCTATGAGGCTGGCAAGAAGGATCACGAGGACTTCTTTACACCACAACAGCATGACAAATccaagaagcccaagaaagataaGAAGAAACAGAAGTCCAAACAGCCTCTTTATAGCAGTATTGTAACAGTCGAGGCCTCCAAACCCAACGGGCAGCGGTACGATGGCGTCAACGAGAAGCTTTCGGACAGTCCCGGCATGGGTCGTTATCGCTCTGTCAACGGTGGACCAGGAAGCCCGGACCTGGCACGGCACTACAAGTCCAGTTCACCTCTCCCCACTGTTCAGCTTCATCCACAGTCACCAACAGCTGGAAAAAAGCACCAGGCAGTTCAGGACCTGCCCCCTGCAAATACCTTTGTTGGCACCGGAGATAACATTTCCCTTGGATCTGACCATTGCTCTGAGTACAGCACTCAAACCATCAACAAGTACAACAAACAG
- the pcdh7b gene encoding protocadherin-7b isoform X5, whose translation MRTIGAVDYCYYCMLILQLVHQPAAKQVLRYRLAEEGPADVRVGNVAADLGIVAGSGEVTFTLESGSEFFKIDNITGELSTHERRIDREKLQQCQMIFDENDCFIDFEVSVIGPAQSWVDLFEGKVIILDINDNTPSFPSPVLTLSVEENRPIGTLYLLPTATDRDFGRNGIERYELIQDNGENSRRMGNSGDSYSGKRRFEDGASRSSVFELQVADTSDGEKQPQLIIKGALDREQRDSYELALRVRDGGDPPRSSQAILRVMITDVNDNSPRFEKSVYEADLPENSPPGAPILQLKAADADVGVNGQIEYVFGAATESVRRLLRLEETSGWLSVLHRIDREEVSQLRFTVMARDRGQPPKMDKATVVLNIKDENDNVPAIEIRKIGRIFLKDGVANVAEDVVVDTPIALVQVSDRDQGENGIVTCTVVGDVPFQLKPASEMEGEQNKKKYFLHTSASLDYEATQEYNVVIVAVDSGSPSLASNNSLIVKVGDTNDNPPIFSQNVVEVSFPENNAPGERVTRVTAVDADSGKNAEIAYSLDSSVNGIFSIDADSGDIRVNTILDREQTERYEFKVIAKDKGINTLQGSATVVVLVADKNDNEPKFMQDVFTFYVKENLDPNSPVGMVTVIDADKHQNAEMGLFIEEEEEIFSIENETGTIFSTLSFDREQKTTYTFRVKAVDGGDPPRSATATVSLFVMDENDNAPTVTFPINSSYTLLPPSSNIRTVVRTVIATDTDTGINADLNYSIIGGNPFKLFEIDGGTGVISLMAKLEQKHYGLHRLVIQVNDSGQPSQSTTTLVHVYVNETLSNSTIVEAQVAKSLSTSLNTNIAGDPNYDLSKQRLSIVIGVVSGIMTVILIILVVVMARYCRPKNKNGYEAGKKDHEDFFTPQQHDKSKKPKKDKKKQKSKQPLYSSIVTVEASKPNGQRYDGVNEKLSDSPGMGRYRSVNGGPGSPDLARHYKSSSPLPTVQLHPQSPTAGKKHQAVQDLPPANTFVGTGDNISLGSDHCSEYSTQTINKYNKQTRGHCLT comes from the coding sequence ATGAGGACTATTGGTGCAGTGGACTATTGCTACTATTGCATGCTCATTTTGCAGCTTGTGCACCAGCCTGCTGCAAAGCAAGTGCTCCGGTACCGCCTGGCTGAGGAGGGACCCGCAGATGTCAGAGTGGGCAACGTAGCAGCCGACTTGGGCATAGTGGCCGGCTCCGGTGAGGTGACATTCACGCTCGAGTCGGGCTCCGAATTTTTCAAAATAGACAACATCACAGGTGAGCTCAGCACGCATGAGAGGCGGATAGACCGCGAGAAACTCCAGCAGTGCCAAATGATCTTTGATGAGAACGACTGTTTTATAGATTTTGAGGTGTCAGTGATCGGACCGGCGCAGAGCTGGGTCGACCTCTTTGAGGGGAAAGTCATCATACTAGATATAAATGATAACACTCCGTCTTTCCCATCCCCTGTCCTGACACTGTCggtggaggaaaacagaccaattGGAACCCTTTATCTGCTGCCCACAGCCACAGACAGGGATTTTGGCAGGAATGGGATAGAGAGATATGAGCTCATTCAGGACAATGGGGAAAACTCTAGGCGCATGGGGAATTCTGGGGATTCATACTCCGGAAAGAGGAGATTTGAGGATGGAGCAAGCAGGAGCAGTGTCTTTGAGCTGCAAGTTGCTGACACCTCTGATGGAGAGAAGCAGCCTCAACTCATCATTAAAGGGGCCCTGGATAGGGAGCAGAGAGACTCCTATGAGCTCGCCTTGCGTGTTAGAGATGGAGGAGACCCCCCTCGCTCATCTCAGGCCATTTTGAGGGTAATGATCACTGATGTGAACGACAACAGCCCTCGGTTTGAGAAAAGCGTGTATGAAGCTGACCTACCAGAAAACAGCCCCCCTGGCGCCCCCATTCTACAGCTGAAAGCGGCTGACGCGGACGTGGGGGTTAATGGTCAAATAGAGTATGTGTTTGGAGCAGCCACAGAGTCCGTACGGAGGCTGCTGAGGTTGGAAGAGACCTCTGGGTGGCTGAGTGTTTTGCATCGCATTGACCGTGAAGAAGTGAGCCAACTGAGGTTCACAGTAATGGCTCGCGACCGAGGTCAGCCGCCCAAAATGGACAAGGCCACAGTGGTGTTGAACATCAAGGATGAAAATGACAACGTCCCTGCTATTGAAATTCGAAAAATTGGACGCATTTTCCTCAAAGATGGGGTAGCCAATGTTGCAGAGGATGTGGTGGTGGACACACCCATTGCCTTGGTTCAGGTGTCGGACCGAGACCAGGGGGAAAACGGGATAGTGACATGCACAGTAGTAGGAGATGTGCCTTTTCAGCTCAAACCGGCAAGTGAGATGGAGGGTGAGCAGAATAAAAAGAAGTATTTCCTCCACACGTCTGCATCACTGGACTATGAGGCCACACAGGAGTACAATGTGGTCATTGTGGCTGTGGACTCTGGAAGCCCCAGTCTAGCAAGTAATAACTCACTTATCGTCAAAGTGGGTGATACTAATGACAACCCACCCATCTTCAGCCAGAACGTAGTAGAAGTATCCTTCCCTGAAAACAATGCACCCGGTGAGAGGGTGACGAGAGTGACGGCTGTTGATGCAGACAGtggaaaaaatgctgaaatagccTATTCCCTAGATTCATCAGTGAATGGCATTTTCTCTATTGATGCAGACAGCGGAGACATCCGAGTAAACACCATCCTGGATAGAGAGCAAACAGAGCGCTATGAATTTAAAGTGATAGCTAAAGATAAGGGCATAAACACCCTTCAGGGTTCTGCAACTGTGGTTGTACTTGTAGCTGATAAGAATGACAATGAGCCAAAGTTCATGCAGGACGTGTTCACCTTCTATGTTAAAGAAAATCTAGATCCAAACAGCCCAGTTGGCATGGTTACAGTAATTGATGCAGATAAACACCAGAATGCAGAGATGGGCCTTTTcattgaggaggaagaggagatctTTTCTATTGAAAACGAGACTGGGACTATTTTTTCCACCCTGTCATTTGACCGAGAACAGAAAACCACATACACATTCCGTGTTAAAGCTGTGGATGGTGGTGACCCTCCCAGATCTGCCACAGCTACAGTTTCCCTTTTTGTCATGGATGAAAATGACAATGCGCCAACTGTCACCTTCCCAATAAACAGCTCCTACACCCTTCTTCCTCCCTCCAGTAACATCAGAACGGTTGTCAGAACTGTTATAGCCACCGATACAGACACTGGAATTAACGCAGATCTGAACTACAGCATTATTGGGGGCAACCCTTTCAAGCTTTTTGAGATTGATGGGGGCACTGGGGTCATTTCACTAATGGCAAAGCTGGAGCAAAAGCACTACGGCCTCCACAGACTTGTGATCCAGGTGAATGACAGCGGGCAGCCTTCTCAGAGCACCACCACCCTGGTTCATGTTTATGTTAATGAGACCCTATCCAATTCCACCATTGTGGAGGCCCAGGTGGCTAAAAGCCTGAGCACGTCCCTTAACACGAACATTGCTGGCGACCCGAACTATGATCTGAGCAAGCAGCGATTAAGCATTGTGATTGGAGTAGTTTCAGGCATCATGACAGTCATTCTCATCATTCTTGTTGTTGTCATGGCTCGCTATTGCCGCCCTAAAAATAAGAATGGCTATGAGGCTGGCAAGAAGGATCACGAGGACTTCTTTACACCACAACAGCATGACAAATccaagaagcccaagaaagataaGAAGAAACAGAAGTCCAAACAGCCTCTTTATAGCAGTATTGTAACAGTCGAGGCCTCCAAACCCAACGGGCAGCGGTACGATGGCGTCAACGAGAAGCTTTCGGACAGTCCCGGCATGGGTCGTTATCGCTCTGTCAACGGTGGACCAGGAAGCCCGGACCTGGCACGGCACTACAAGTCCAGTTCACCTCTCCCCACTGTTCAGCTTCATCCACAGTCACCAACAGCTGGAAAAAAGCACCAGGCAGTTCAGGACCTGCCCCCTGCAAATACCTTTGTTGGCACCGGAGATAACATTTCCCTTGGATCTGACCATTGCTCTGAGTACAGCACTCAAACCATCAACAAGTACAACAAACAG